The genomic window TCGGAGTATCCGTGGGCTTAGTAGCAGGGTGAGTTTTTCCCTTTTTATCTAGTCTGTAATCGGACACTACTATGTGCATGGAAGattgtatgatgattgtcataTTTATGCTATTCTAGGGCAAGTGATGCTTGGATTCTCATATCCTTTCCGTTCACTCGATTGTATGATTTTGTGTATCACCTTGCTATGCGTACGAAATGCAATTGTGCCCCAGTCATGAGTTCATCGTGTGATTGGGATAGAACTGCATCTTGGGTGTTACATCTATCCCACAAAGGGTGGCAAATCCTATCACCCGAGACATTCCGTTTGAGAACCTCCACGCCGGAAGGAACCCGGTCGCGGATCCATTACCACACGAAGATCTGAATCTTCAGTAGCAGTCTAAGCGCCCAAATATGACTAGGGGCGTCGGGGCAGGAGCATCCGCAGTGGCCCGGTAAAGGGTTTGGTGGAGAACCGGCCCGAGGGCTCCAAATGCTAGGAGATGCGGTCGCCTGACTGATCTACGTCCAGAGACTGAAGCGTGATGCACTCAAGGAGGTCCTGCCAGGTGGCAAGTTCCAGGGGCCCAAATGGGCCTCCGGAATGCGAgatgccctaagtcaataagggccatcTCGACGGAGATTATAGGTTACACCGCGATGATGAACAAGTCTGGGAATTGGGCGGTGAAGGGGTGATCCCCAACCCACCTATCAAACTAGAACAGGGTAGACGCACCCGACCTCACCGCGATGGTGGTCCCGATGCGAAGGACCGGGATCAACTGGATGATGGACTGCCAGAACTACGAGCCGATATACCACTAACAGAAGGCGAGCGGTTGCCATCACAGATATTTGTTCCGGATGATGTCAAGCCAAAGGCCGTCTTCCCCATTCGCAATCCGCCACAACCATCGTGTCAGCACGGCAATGTTCGGACCAGCAGACCATATGGTCCCGAGCCCTCCCTGGTCACGGGGCTTGCGAATGTCGGCCAACGAACCATATGGTATTTTTGCTTATCGCCATCTCTGGCCCAGAAGAATCATGCCTGATAGTTGGCGATCTTGTGATGGAGGAGTGTGTCGCTTTTCAGCCCATGTTTTTATTCTTTGTACCACGGCTCATAATTGAAAGTATTTCATTTTACTCAAtttttttgaacatattttttggGGGGCATTTTGAAGATATTTCATTGTAAATTTTACACACATATTTCTTGTATACATGTATATTTTTTAGAATTTTGCCGAGCTGAAAAGTTTAAATTTAAATTATTattaattaaatccttcatggatCTCGGCCTCCAAAACGCCCCTGCTCGTGGAGAAGCTCTAGGGCTGTTTGACCCCGCATAACCAAACTATCTGTTTTGATGGAGACGCCAGCGCCGCCCCTCGAGGGCCGCTCCCGCCACCATAAGCAGGTGCACGCCCACCTCCTCCGCCGTGGCCACCCCTTCCCGCCGGCAGAGTACGCCGAACCTGACCGCGCCTACCTCTCCGTTCTGCGCGCCGCCACCGCGACGCCAGTCCTCGCGCTCGCCGCTTGCGCCTGCCTCCGCCGCGCCGGCTTGCCAGCGCCGGGGCGCCACGCGCTCCCTGCCctgctccgcgccgccgcccgcgcgcgcTGCGCCGACTCTGTGAGGCAGGCGCATGCCCTCGCCGTACGGGTCGGGGCCGAGGATGATGGGTTCATCGGGACTGCGTTGGTTGGCGCGTACGCGGCGTGCCGGCGCGTGGCCGACGCCCGCAGGATGTTCGAAGTAATGCCGGATCGGGATCTCGTCGCCTGGGGCGTCATGCTTGACAGGTACTAATGCGCATGCCCTAGTTTCTGTGCTTATTATTTGGTCGGAGTTTTGATCATTTGGATCAATCCAACTTTGCTGCGATCTGGGTGCTTTGGTAATAGTTTGTCTACCATTGCATATTTGTACGTCATGTCAATTTTCTGCGTTTTCTTGCAAAAATCTTTGCTGAGGAAAATGGCACAAGTCGAGTTGGTACACCATGAACTTGAGTCAATATATGCACGTTATTAACAACACGCAGGTCTGCTTCTTTGTTGGAGCAAGGTCCAACTAATTGTTCTAAGGTTGAAACCATAATTAACTAGATCAGCACTTGATAAGTTCTTTCCTAGATCTCTAGCAGCATAAGTTGATAAGTTTCAAAGGAATGCAATTAGGTGACCTTTAAAAAGGTAGAACTTTCTCTGTCGATTGTTTGTATGGTCTTCTTGAAAGTTGGAAATTGATGCATGCAATATTTAGGTTTCTTCAACATATCTGTGTGCCGAGAGCCCGAGACTTTAGGGTCTTGTGACAACGTCTTTATTTAAAGTGCCTCTGGAAAATAATATCCTTTTTTATTTGTTCATTTGCTTCTAGTCTCCAGTTTGTATGCTTCTTAACTTTTCAGCAATTGTATTTTCCTCTATAAACCATGACTGACCTCTCTAACATCAACCGGCAGTTATTGTCAGACTCGAGACTACAGAGAAGCATTGCTTCTACTCAATAAGCTGAAGAGATCAAGAATTGTGCCTGACCAAGTCATCCTTGCTACCGTTCTATCAGCTTGTGGTCATACACGACATTTAAGATCCGGAAAAGTCATCCACTCATACATACTGGTCTCAGACATTTTTATCGACGCCCGCCTCAGTAGTGCCCTCTTAAACATGTATGCTACTTGTGCGGATATGGAGATGGCCAAGAAGCTATACAGCGGGATGCAAAGGAAGGACTTGATATCATCAACTGTCATGGTCTGTGGATATGCTAAGAATGGAAAAATCGACATTGCTCGCTCCATATTCAACTGTATGGTGGAGAAGGATGTGGTATCTTGGAGTGCTATGATATCAGGATATGCTGAAAATAACCAACCAAGTGAAGCGTTGATTTTGTTCAAAGATATGCAAGAGTGTGGTGTATGTCCTGATGAAATTACCCTATTGAGCGTCATATCTGCATGTGCTAATATCTGTTCCCTTGACAAAGCCAGATGGATCCATTCGTTTGTTGTGAATAATGGGTTTTGTAAGGTATTGTCCATTTGCAATGCTCTTATTAATATGTTCTCAAAGTGTGGAAGTTTGACTCTTGCCTTGAACGTGTTCAATGCAATGCCTCGAAAGAATGTTATCACCTGGACAAGTATGATTTCTGCCTTTGCTATGCATGGTGATGGCAAATCTGCCTTAGCCCTTTTTGACAAGATGAAAAGTGAAGGGGTTGAGCCCAATGGCGTGACATTTCTTGGTTTGTTGTTTGCCTGTTGTCATGCTGGCTTAGTTgatgaaggccgttccttgtttgAATGCATGGTCCAGGAATACAGGATTGAACCCAAGCATGAGCATTATGGTTGTATGGTGGATCTTATGGGAAAGGCTAAACTTCTGCAGGAAGCAGTTGATCTCATAAAGTCAATGCATGTAAGACCTAATGTGGCTGTTTGGGGATCTCTGTTAGCAGCCTGCTGGATGCATGGTGATCTTGAGCTCGGTGCATTTTCTGCGAGGAAAATTTTGGAGTTGGATCCCAATCACAATGGAGCATACGTGTTTTTATCGAACATGCACGCAAAATCTGGTAACTGGAATAATGCTCGAGAGGTGAGGGGAGTAATCGAAGGCCATAGGGTTTCGAAAGAAACAAGCTCCAGTCGGGTAGAGCTGAATGGGATTGTCCACTATTTTGGAGCTGGAGGTGAGAAACATCAGGAAAATCATAAGACCCTTCTAAAGCTTAGTGGGATAATTTCTAATTGATGATTCATGGCTATGCTAGTCTTTATGATAGCCTTGTAAATTTCTGAAAGGGGATCTTCATTTTGCATATCTATATTTAAAGACTTGCAGGTAATCATGAGGAACATCACTCTTATGTTTTTTTTTTGTGTGTATTTTTAACTCACAATTGATGAAGTTCCATAATGATTTTCATTATGATTCATCACAGGAATCATCTCATTGGTGGTCAATGGGCAACAATGATCTCATATTTATGGCTGCATCAGTTGAATGAATTCGTTATGTAATCAAAGCTGAACAAGAAGTCAGCTGGCTAATTTTGTTTTTTCATAAAAGGAGGCTATGCAGCCCAGTTTGGTTAAGGGAAGACACAGGCAGGTCTTTGAAGAGATATTATTATGGATTGAGCTATCATATTTTCCTCCTGTCATATATTAAGATGAGATAATTGGTGTGGTTCCACACGAAAAAAACTCCCTCTGTCAGGCTGAAGATAGTCCACTGTGCAGTAGAAGCTGAACTTTATGCCGTATGAGTCGTAGTCGGTAATGGGTCTTTCAGTTGTGTGAGCTGGCAGAACCTTTCTTAAGAACTTTGAATTCAGAAGCACGGGTATTTCACGGGGCAGCGGTAGTCAGACAACATTCCACAGCTCTCCACCATTGTAACATATTCTGGCAACACCTTGCTTCTAAAAATCATGGGCTTATTCAGGATTATTTGATGAGCATAGTAGCAAACAGATTGCCCTCAGGGTGTGTCACCGACCTGGCGAGCTCTTGTGCGAGGAAGAGATGCCCTTAAGTTGGGTTTAGTAAGAAGAGTTGGTAATGGATGCACAACCGAAGTTTGGCATGATAGATGAATCATGTGGAAGCATCTTTGAAACCTATGGGGTGTTAAACACCGGTTCAGTTTGTTTCTGATAGAGGAAGGGTCAAATCAATGGAATGAAGAGTTAGTATGAGAGGTGTCTATTCCTCCTCATGCTGATCTCATTATCCAACTACCATGACCGCTGCGAGACATTGATGATTTTCGGGCATGGGTGTGGCCGTGTGGGAGAAATCTGGTCTTTTCTCAGTGAGACCAGTGTCCGACAACTGTTAGATAATGAACAGATTGAACAACAGCCGTCCAGTTTGTCACGCGGGGAAGATGTTTGGAGTGCAGACTGTGGCAATGACAATGAGCCTCTGTTCCATTCTCTGGTTAGGTCTGCACATGCCAAGCTGTTTCCGAATGCAGCGTTAGAATTTTTCGATTTAAAAGCTCCCGCGTCTGCATCCAGGCACTTGGGCCATGGATATTTTGGACTCGGCAATGGTTAATAAGAAGGATTCAGTGGTTATTGTCTCTGTTATGTGGGCGATTTGGAGCAGCAGGAATAAATACACGCATCAGGCGATTCAATATCAACCGCTGCCATCCATGCATCTGGTGGAGGGATTTGTGAAGGCTCTGGAAGTGCCGCAACAAGAGAAAATTGTGACAGAAGATTGGAGGGAGAGATGGAGACATCCTAATTTAAAATGAATACTGATGGTGCCCTGGACGCTGAGCATGGTGGGGCTGGAGCGGGTTTGATGGCGCGCAATTATGAGGGAGTGTTTGTAGCAGCAAGGCTGAGGTAATACAAAAATATCACCATTGCTGTGATGCATTGCTGCTTGTTCGGCTGCAGGGTTTTCTGAAAGTGCAGATTGAGACTGGTTGCCTTGCTGTTTTAACGACGTGGCACAGTGGCAGCAGGGTCAGAAATCTGAGGGGATTCAGTTGATCCAAGAGATGAATGAGTATGCTGAGGCTTTTCAGGAGTTTGAGCCGATCTTTGCAAGGAGAGAAGCAAATCAAGCGGCACACCCCCGTGCAAAGGAACTTCTGAGTATTTGAGTCTGTCTGTAGACTTTGATGTAGCTCCTGGCTTTCTGTATGACATTGTAAATGCAGAACTCATTTCGTCAGAGGAATAAAATGCCTATGGCGAAGGAACCTTATAGATTTCTCTTATGAATTTTTTTTCTTGGTTCGCAAAGTATGCAAACAAAACTCCTGTGTATCTCTGCTTTGTGCTTGTTCCTGTAAATTTGGATATCTTTGTATGCAGTGCTAGGAAAGACGGAGATGCGTTGAAGTTTACTTTAGTGATACGAGACACTTAATGGAATTATGTTTTGAGGGTATACTTGTACATATGAAATCTGAAGGATACATGGTCGATATCTGTCATGATTTATCTtgttttggggccttctctttctAATGCACGGGCTTGGGTATAGACCAGTTATATGTCAAACATGCAAGCAGAACACTCGATTAATGCATGCGCACAggtctagaatttttgcaagtatAACAAATAAATGGTCGTTCGTTGTTGCATGTTTCAAATGATTAGCGGGGTTCTGACAGTTGGATAGAGCTGAATGACCCTGTTCACGAGTTCGCAATTGGAGGCGTGAAATAGACATAAATTGATTGTATCCTGGTATACCTTTTTTTAATTGATGATCCTTGTATACCTTGATGATGTGTAGCTGCAAATTGATGATTCATGGCCGTGCTCTGAACTTTGGCGGTGTTTGAGTTTGTAAGAGAGATGATATTCTGGTAGTTTGAAGCTACTCTTCGTGTTAGCCTGATCAATTTCTGAAAGGGGGTCATTACCATGCATCTATAGTTCAAAGAGCTGCACTTTATTTCGTTTTCCTGAAGGTAGCAGATTGGTTGCATGCTAAATTTGAGTGGGCTAGCTAGTACTACACTGCTTGCATGTTCAGGGTTCAGAAACTGAGAAGACAAGCTCTTGCTGCATAATAAGGATCAGAAACTGTTTTGGAACTGTATTCATACTGAGCAGTCTAACACCAAGTGGTTACTTACAGTCTCTAGAATAGAGGTGCAAAATTGCATCATCCATAACATTCATTGTACAAAGCATTACCAAAATGAAACACCATTCCGTAGGACCATCTAATGTAACATCTTACTCTTCTTGCATCGTGGTGCTTCGTTCTCGGTATATCCAACACATACGGCTTGTATTGCGCAGAGACTGGGTAAAAGATTCTGGCAAAAATCATGGCAACTCAGTTAGCAACGTTCATGAATGGGTTGGTGTCCCGTTCTCGAAGCGCTTTCATCAAATCAAgaagcatccatgacaattttatgttTGTGCGGGGCTTCGCCTGACGTCTGCACCAGACCAAGACCCCCTCCTTGCTACTAAAGCTGGACATAAAAAATGCTTTTGACTCCATTCGTTACGATTATTTATTGGATTTACTTCAGAGACGCGACTTTTCGGCCAGATACAGAAACTGGGTTACTGCACTTCGGGCCACCTCCTCTTTGAGAATCCCACTCAATGGTATTTTGGGCCGCCTCTGAGGTAGTGGAGGATGTGGACTCGCGCCTTGGTGAACCCAGGCAGCAACTTATCCTTGATGAGCTGCGAGCGGCGATTGTGACAGgttggttgaaggaaatatgccctagtggcaataataaagttgttattttatatttccttattcatgataaatttttattattcatgctagaattgtactgatcggaaacttaaatacatgtgtgaatacataaacaaataccgtatcCCTACTAagcttctactagactagctcgttgatcaaagatggttaatgtttcctaaccatggacatgttttgtcatttcataatgggatcacatcattaggagaatgatgtgatggacaagacccacccgttagcttagcataatgatcgttcagtttattgctattgctttcttcatgtcaaatacttattccttcgactatgagattatgcaactcccggatatcggaggaatactttgtgtgctatcaaacgtcacaacataactgtgtgatcaaaaagatgctatacaggtatcttcgaaggtgtttgttgagttggcatagatcgagattaggatttgtcactccgagtatcagagaggtatcttcgggccctctcggtaatacacatcataagcttgcaagcaaatgactaaggagttagtcgcgagatgatgtattacggaacgagtaaagagacttccggtaacgagattgaactaggtatgaagataccgacgatcgaatctcgggcaagtaacatgctgatagacaaagggaattgcgtatgttgtcgtaatggttcgaccgataaagatcttcgtagagtatgtaggagccaatatgagcatccaggttccgctattggttattgaccggagaggtgtctcggtcatgtctacatagttctcaaacccgtagggtccgcacgcttaacgttcattgacgatatagtgttatatgagttatatgttttggtgaccgaatgttgttgggagtcccgaatgagatcacgaacatgacgaagagtcttgaaatggccgagaggtaaagaatgatatatatatatatatatatatatatatatatatatatatatatatatagggtgggtctattatgataacacccttaagagtcttattctgcacaccgaATCGCTTATTCTGCTAATAGTTTCGTGTTGCCTTGTACCGTGAAAACAAACTGCAGCCGGATTACATCCCACCTTATCCATTCTAGTCCCCCGTCCTCCACACCGTCCCGCGCCCAcccactccctctccttcccaCCTCCCGCCCAACAACCACCTTCCACAATGTGGAACACCGCCGGCGGACGCGGCGCCCACCTTCTCCGACGCGGTGCGGCCCACCCGAGCCGCCACCTCACCCTCCCACCTTCTTCATAGTGGGGCGGCCCACCCGCCCGAGCCGGCGCCCCACGCTCCCACCTTCTCCTGCTCGGCTAGTCGTCGGCCACCACTCCACCTTCCTCAGTCGGATCCATGGCACCACCAACTTCCCCCAGCCCCGCCACCCACCACCACCGTCGTGCCGCAGTTCACACCACCAGCCTCCCCACCTTTCCTCGCAGGCCGCCCCACcaccacccaccgccgcccccaaATCCCACCCCAACTACCAGCGATTGGGGAACGCCATCGCGTGCAACTCGCCGCCGCAACCTCCCCAACGGAGCTAGCTTACCCCAGTCATGCCACCACCAGATCCATCCCAGCCCTTCTCGGCCTCCACCACCATCCCCCACCACTGCCCCACTTTGGATCCGGCGAGCTGCCACCATAGCGGAGTAGAGTATTGCCGCGGCTCTTCCTCCGCGCACGGCcttggtgcctccctccaccaccTCAGAGTCGCGACACCGCTGCCGCCATGGATCAGAGGTCGAGCCTTCTTCCTCGAGCTCATCGTGTGTGCGCCGCTGCTGGATTGGGCCAGCCAAACGCATTATGCAGTATGCATCACGACCCGCCACCGCCTCAGCCATCCTTTAAGTCGTGCCGCCCCGCGCCTGACTACCCCCGTGCGGCCCACCTGAGGCTCCACTGCAGTCCGTCCTCCCCGGCCAGGAGGTTCTCTCAAGTGCACCGGCCTCCCCCTGCTTCTTCTCCACTTCTGACGAACACACAAACATGTGAGCATTTGGGTTTGTTGTTGGAGTTCACTTTTTTTGGAAAGAAAAATTCAGTACACTGCAGTTTGCTATTCCTGCTATTGCGTTTTCAATTTGCAGGAGGCCAACCTCGTTCAATCACGGAGC from Triticum aestivum cultivar Chinese Spring chromosome 3B, IWGSC CS RefSeq v2.1, whole genome shotgun sequence includes these protein-coding regions:
- the LOC123068931 gene encoding pentatricopeptide repeat-containing protein At4g14820, with protein sequence METPAPPLEGRSRHHKQVHAHLLRRGHPFPPAEYAEPDRAYLSVLRAATATPVLALAACACLRRAGLPAPGRHALPALLRAAARARCADSVRQAHALAVRVGAEDDGFIGTALVGAYAACRRVADARRMFEVMPDRDLVAWGVMLDSYCQTRDYREALLLLNKLKRSRIVPDQVILATVLSACGHTRHLRSGKVIHSYILVSDIFIDARLSSALLNMYATCADMEMAKKLYSGMQRKDLISSTVMVCGYAKNGKIDIARSIFNCMVEKDVVSWSAMISGYAENNQPSEALILFKDMQECGVCPDEITLLSVISACANICSLDKARWIHSFVVNNGFCKVLSICNALINMFSKCGSLTLALNVFNAMPRKNVITWTSMISAFAMHGDGKSALALFDKMKSEGVEPNGVTFLGLLFACCHAGLVDEGRSLFECMVQEYRIEPKHEHYGCMVDLMGKAKLLQEAVDLIKSMHVRPNVAVWGSLLAACWMHGDLELGAFSARKILELDPNHNGAYVFLSNMHAKSGNWNNAREVRGVIEGHRVSKETSSSRVELNGIVHYFGAGGEKHQENHKTLLKLSGIISN